A region of Vitis riparia cultivar Riparia Gloire de Montpellier isolate 1030 chromosome 12, EGFV_Vit.rip_1.0, whole genome shotgun sequence DNA encodes the following proteins:
- the LOC117926553 gene encoding pentatricopeptide repeat-containing protein At1g14470 — protein MLELGSIASRVGNFNHLRQLHAQIIHNSLHHHNYWVALLINHCTRLRAPTHYTRLLFNSTLNPNVFVFTSMLRFYSHLQDHAKVVLMFEHMQGCGVRPDAFVYPILIKSAGNGGIGFHAHVLKLGHGSDAFVRNAVIDMYARLGPIGHARKVFDEIPDYERKVADWNAMVSGYWKWESEGQAQWLFDVMPERNVITWTAMVTGYAKVKDLEAARRYFDCMPERSVVSWNAMLSGYAQNGLAEEALRLFDEMVNAGIEPDETTWVTVISACSSRGDPCLAASLVRTLHQKRIQLNCFVRTALLDMYAKCGSIGAARRIFDELGAYRNSVTWNAMISAYTRVGDLDSARELFNTMPGRNVVTWNSMIAGYAQNGQSAMAIELFKEMITAKKLTPDEVTMVSVISACGHLGALELGNWVVRFLTENQIKLSISGHNAMIFMYSRCGSMEDAKRVFQEMATRDVVSYNTLISGFAAHGHGMEAINLMSTMKEGGIEPDRVTFIGVLTACSHAGLLEEGRKVFESIKDPAIDHYACMVDLLGRVGELEDAKRTMERMPMEPHAGVYGSLLNASRIHKQVELGELAANKLFELEPDNSGNFILLSNIYASAGRWKDVERIREAMKKGGVKKTTGWSWVEYGGKLHKFIVADRSHERSDDIYQLLIELRKKMREAGYIADKSCVLRDVEEEEKEEIVGTHSEKLAICYALLVSEAGAVIRVVKNLRVCWDCHTAIKMISKLEGRVIIVRDNNRFHCFNDGLCSCKDYW, from the coding sequence ATGCTAGAGTTGGGTAGCATAGCCTCCAGAGTAGGCAACTTCAATCATCTTAGGCAGCTCCATGCACAGATCATCCACAACTCCCTCCACCACCACAACTACTGGGTGGCACTGCTCATCAACCACTGCACGCGGCTCCGTGCGCCAACCCACTACACCCGCCTCCTTTTCAACTCCACCCTCAACCCCAATGTCTTTGTCTTCACCTCCATGCTCAGATTCTACTCCCACCTCCAAGATCATGCCAAGGTGGTGCTTATGTTTGAACATATGCAGGGCTGTGGTGTGAGGCCTGATGCGTTTGTGTACCCCATCTTGATAAAGTCCGCAGGCAATGGCGGAATTGGATTTCATGCTCATGTGCTGAAACTGGGTCATGGCTCTGATGCCTTTGTTCGGAATGCGGTGATTGATATGTATGCCAGGTTGGGTCCAATTGGGCATGCCCGGAAGGTGTTTGATGAAATTCCTGATTATGAAAGGAAGGTGGCGGACTGGAATGCCATGGTCTCTGGGTACTGGAAGTGGGAAAGTGAAGGGCAGGCGCAGTGGCTCTTTGATGTGATGCCTGAGAGGAATGTGATTACTTGGACTGCTATGGTTACAGGGTATGCCAAGGTTAAGGATTTGGAGGCTGCCAGGAGGTACTTTGACTGCATGCCTGAGAGAAGTGTGGTGTCCTGGAATGCAATGCTCTCGGGTTATGCCCAGAATGGGCTTGCAGAGGAAGCGTTGAGGCTGTTTGATGAGATGGTGAATGCAGGGATCGAACCTGATGAGACGACGTGGGTCACTGTCATTTCTGCATGTTCATCGCGCGGGGATCCTTGCCTCGCAGCCTCACTTGTCAGGACGCTCCATCAGAAGCGGATTCAATTGAATTGCTTTGTCAGGACAGCATTGCTTGACATGTATGCGAAGTGTGGGAGCATTGGGGCTGCTAGGAGGATTTTCGATGAGCTGGGTGCGTACAGGAATTCAGTAACTTGGAATGCTATGATTTCTGCATATACGCGAGTTGGCGATTTGGATTCAGCCAGGGAGCTCTTCAACACTATGCCTGGAAGGAATGTTGTCACATGGAACTCCATGATTGCTGGTTATGCTCAAAATGGGCAATCTGCCATGGCAATCGAGCTTTTCAAAGAAATGATCACAGCCAAGAAGTTGACACCAGATGAGGTGACCATGGTGAGTGTTATTTCAGCTTGTGGCCATCTTGGAGCGTTGGAACTGGGCAATTGGGTTGTGAGATTCCTAACTGAAAACCAGATCAAGTTGAGCATATCAGGACACAATGCCATGATTTTCATGTACTCTAGATGTGGGAGCATGGAAGATGCCAAGAGGGTTTTCCAGGAAATGGCAACAAGAGATGTGGTTTCCTACAACACGCTGATCTCGGGCTTTGCAGCTCATGGCCATGGAATGGAAGCCATCAACCTAATGTCCACCATGAAAGAAGGCGGCATTGAACCAGACCGGGTAACATTTATTGGAGTCCTAACAGCATGCAGTCATGCAGGATTACTAGAAGAAGGCAGAAAGGTCTTTGAGTCCATCAAGGATCCAGCTATAGAtcactatgcatgcatggtTGATCTGTTAGGCAGAGTGGGTGAACTAGAAGATGCAAAAAGAACGATGGAAAGGATGCCAATGGAGCCGCATGCAGGAGTTTATGGGTCTCTCCTAAATGCTAGCCGCATCCATAAACAAGTTGAACTTGGGGAGCTAGCTGCTAACAAGCTGTTTGAGCTCGAACCTGACAATTCAGGAAACTTCATTCTCCTCTCAAACATATATGCTTCAGCAGGGAGGTGGAAGGATGTTGAGAGGATCAGAGAAGCAATGAAGAAAGGAGGAGTGAAGAAGACAACTGGATGGAGTTGGGTGGAATATGGCGGTAAGCTGCATAAGTTCATAGTAGCAGACAGGTCCCATGAAAGATCAGATGATATTTACCAGCTACTGATAGAACTAAGGAAAAAGATGAGGGAGGCTGGGTACATAGCTGATAAGAGTTGTGTGCTGAGGGATGTTGAGGaggaagagaaggaagagaTAGTGGGGACTCATAGTGAAAAATTGGCTATTTGCTATGCTCTTCTAGTGAGTGAAGCAGGAGCAGTGATAAGGGTGGTGAAGAACCTCAGGGTGTGTTGGGATTGCCACACTGCTATTAAGATGATATCAAAGTTGGAGGGAAGAGTAATCATTGTGAGGGATAATAACAGGTTTCACTGCTTCAATGATGGACTATGCTCTTGCAAGGACTATTGGTAA
- the LOC117925807 gene encoding NADH dehydrogenase [ubiquinone] 1 beta subcomplex subunit 3-B, with product MGKPLGPTGEFFRRRDEWRKHPMLNKQLRHATPGLGIAIVAFSIYLVGEAAYNKLYAPSHSNSHTSPQSH from the coding sequence ATGGGGAAGCCGCTGGGACCAACGGGAGAGTTCTTCAGGAGGAGGGACGAGTGGAGGAAGCACCCCATGCTCAACAAGCAGCTCCGCCACGCCACTCCCGGCCTCGGTATCGCCATCGTCGCCTTCAGCATCTACCTCGTAGGCGAAGCCGCCTACAACAAGCTATACGCTCCTTCCCATTCTAACTCCCACACCTCTCCTCAATCTCACTGA
- the LOC117926138 gene encoding 2-C-methyl-D-erythritol 4-phosphate cytidylyltransferase, chloroplastic, which yields MGVLKLDIASSYSSPLLLPTISQIPHKPLAFLSTFSPSKLSPFPGCQIEVRKRGRSGSSKISCSANAGQLNETDLVVKEKSVSVILLAGGKGKRMGASMPKQYLPLLGQPIALYSFYTFSRMSAVKEIVVVCDPSYKDIFEDAKENIHIDVKFTLPGKERQDSVYSGLQAVDLNSELVCIHDSARPLVSTEDIEQVLKDGRLNGAAVLGVPVKATIKEANSESFVVRTLDRKTLWEMQTPQVIKPELLRKGFELVNRECLEVTDDVSIVEHLKHPVFITEGSYTNIKVTTPDDLLLAERILNLDSGEE from the exons ATGGGAGTCCTCAAGCTGGACATTGCCTCCTCCTACTCTTCTCCTTTGCTGTTGCCAACAATTTCCCAGATTCCTCACAAGCCTCTTGCTTTCCTTTCCACTTTCTCCCCTTCCAAACTCTCTCCTTTCCCAG GTTGTCAAATTGAAgtgaggaaaagggggagaaGTGGATCATCAAAGATAAGTTGCTCTGCAAATGCTGGGCAACTAAACGAG ACTGATTTGGTTGTGAAAGAGAAGAGTGTCTCTGTGATTCTTCTGGCTGGAGGAAAGGGAAAGAGGATGGGT GCAAGCATGCCAAAGCAGTACCTTCCTCTCCTAGGCCAACCAATTGCTTTGTATAG TTTCTACACTTTCTCACGCATGAGTGCAGTGAAGGAGATTGTTGTAGTTTGTGATCCCTCATACAAGGATATTTTTGAAG ATGCCAAAGAGAATATCCATATAGACGTTAAATTCACATTGCCTGGAAAGGAGAGACAAGATTCCGTCTATAGTGGACTTCAG GCAGTTGATTTGAACTCCGAACTTGTTTGCATCCACGATTCTGCAAGACCTTTGGTATCTACAGAAGATATAGAGCAG GTCCTTAAAGACGGACGGCTGAATGGAGCAGCGGTACTTGGTGTTCCTGTTAAAGCTACTATCAAAGAG GCAAACAGTGAATCTTTTGTAGTAAGAACTCTGGACCGAAAAACACTTTGGGAAATGCAGACCCCACAG GTCATCAAGCCTGAGCTGCTAAGAAAAGGTTTTGAGCTCGTAAATAG AGAATGCCTTGAGGTCACCGATGATGTGTCTATCGTGGAGCACCTTAAGCATCCTGTGTTCATCACCGAAGGATCCTACACTAACATCAAG GTCACTACTCCTGATGATTTGCTACTTGCTGAGCGGATATTGAATCTCGACTCTGGAGAGGAGTAA
- the LOC117926897 gene encoding protein STICHEL produces MSEMVVMDPSNFHLQKKQLTQIRKAARVLRDPGTTSSWRSPLSTARSLSLSAATPPPPQPPPPPPRPPEESRRVFLYNWRSASQKAKSSVNGENEDDEDGVDGSSVDDSLSDWRNGVDSKSDTYIGGRRHRRHHASMIFRCRDANLVAMGRPSGIKKKKSSKNVHSIALLRHQQQQQQLNTARSGNSKRLLEGILGRDDSVEQSDDTEEYYNSEDFRRICEASPLLSRLRQRNWSRSSSRLLRSKRKDDSSYSYSTPALSTSSYNPYGNRNPSTVESWDGTTASLHDGDDEVDDQLDLPGRQGCGIPCYWSRRSTPRHRGICGSGSCDSPSLSDTIRRKGSSMLCGSQTIYPRRHGLPLGSKKRRSVSMTPQGLLPLLTNSCDGHGGSSMGTGRSDDELSTNFGELDLEALSRLDGRRWSSSCRSQEAMELVALNGEREEEGSPENVSSLSQKYRPMFFDELIGQNIVVQSLVNAISRGRIAPVYLFQGPRGTGKTSTARIFTAALNCLAVGETKPCGICRECSDFISGKSRHFREVDGTNKKGMDRMRYLLKTMPFGTPSPLSPYKVFVIDECHLLPSKTWLAFLKFLEEPPPQVVFIFITPDLENVPRTVLSRCQKYLFNKIKEGDIVARLRKISDDENLDVESDALELIALNADGSLRDAETMLDQLSLLGKRITTSLVNDLVGVVSDEKLLELLELAMSSDTAETVKRARELMDSGVDPIVLMSQLASLIMDIIAGTYHIVDAQQSDSFFGGRSLTEAEMDRLKHALKLLSEAEKQLRVSSERSTWFTATLLQLGSPSPDPTLSGSSRRQSSKTTEDDPSSASRDATIVHKQKPDAHHMPRKSFSPISMPKSAEKNSTHQGDLLSLVDGFNFNAKPVHSQFRNSGASASSHDDVMMGNMVFRCINADKLDDIWERCIERCHSKTLRQLLHAHGKLVSISEAEGGLVAYVAFQDEDIKCRAERFLSSITNSIEIVMRSNVEVKIILLPDGEISMNMKAVGLPDTLGLKQRETTAAVEGERKAFSMKGIDSDLDSSHQELLKVSRGSFNDSEGKLRGGSRDPSNCSPLLDRTFGPTDELAEGHIERSSTKERNQEIPMHRIDSIIREQRLETAWLQVAEKGTPRSMSRLKPEKNQILPQDGSYRQNQVESMNSVGVPSQKWEDELNHEIKVLKINDRRALQKDPVGKRVDHYPISPSSLHDSSFVANFNKESMGYESGTGSVGCNSFFCWNNDKPPKRGKIKQRPPLPSPKVGRGRFPCFGECGKSRKTDSRFKT; encoded by the exons ATGTCAGAAATGGTTGTGATGGATCCCAGCAACTTCCACTTGCAGAAGAAGCAGCTTACTCAAATTCGCAAGGCAGCTCGGGTCTTGCGAGATCCAGGAACCACGTCTTCCTGGCGGTCTCCGCTCAGCACCGCCAGATCTCTATCCCTCTCCGCTGCGACGCCCCCGCCACCTCAGCCGCCGCCTCCACCGCCCCGGCCACCGGAGGAGTCGAGGAGAGTGTTTCTATACAATTGGAGGAGTGCTAGTCAGAAGGCGAAATCGTCGGTGAACGGTGAGAACGAGGACGATGAAGACGGCGTTGATGGATCGAGCGTGGATGACAGCTTGAGCGATTGGCGGAATGGCGTGGATTCCAAGAGCGACACCTACATTGGCGGCCGGCGGCACCGGCGGCACCACGCTTCGATGATCTTCAGATGCAGAGATGCGAATCTGGTGGCAATGGGCAGACCTAGTGggattaagaagaaaaagagcAGCAAGAATGTACACTCCATTGCTTTGTTGAGACaccagcagcagcagcagcagctcAACACTGCTCGCTCCGGCAATTCGAAGCGATTGCTGGAGGGGATTTTAGGGCGGGACGACTCAGTGGAGCAGTCGGATGACACGGAAGAGTACTACAATTCCGAGGATTTTCGGAGAATTTGCGAGGCCTCTCCCTTGCTGTCAAGGCTGAGGCAAAGGAATTGGTCTCGGTCCTCATCTAGATTGCTGAGGAGCAAACGAAAAGATGACTCTTCTTATTCGTACAGTACGCCTGCATTGTCCACTAGCTCTTATAATCCGTATGGCAATCGAAACCCCAGTACTGTTGAGTCCTGGGATGGGACTACAGCCTCCCTACATGATGGGGATGATGAGGTAGATGATCAATTGGATTTGCCGGGCCGGCAGGGATGTGGGATTCCTTGTTACTGGTCTAGGAGGTCAACACCAAGACACAGAGGGATATGTGGGAGTGGGAGCTGTGACTCCCCTTCGCTTTCTGATACTATAAGGAGAAAAGGAAGTAGCATGTTGTGTGGGAGTCAGACCATATACCCCAGGCGCCATGGGCTGCCGTTGGGTTCCAAGAAGAGGAGAAGTGTTTCAATGACTCCTCAGGGTCTGCTCCCATTGCTGACCAACAGTTGTGATGGCCATGGAGGGTCATCTATGGGAACTGGGAGAAGTGATGATGAGCTTTCTACAAATTTTGGGGAGCTAGATTTAGAGGCCTTGAGTAGGTTGGATGGGAGGAGGTGGTCTTCGAGTTGTAGGAGTCAAGAGGCTATGGAGCTTGTGGCTCTAAATGGGGAGAGGGAAGAGGAAGGTAGCCCTGAAAATGTTAGTAGCTTGAGTCAGAAATATAGGCCAATGTTCTTTGATGAATTGATTGGTCAGAATATTGTTGTTCAGTCCCTTGTCAATGCCATTTCCAGGGGAAGGATTGCCCCTGTATATCTTTTCCAGGGTCCCCGTGGGACGGGGAAAACATCCACAGCTAGGATTTTCACTGCTGCTTTGAATTGTTTGGCAGTTGGAGAAACTAAGCCATGTGGGATCTGCAGGGAATGCAGTGACTTCATATCTGGAAAGAGCAGGCATTTTAGGGAAGTTGATGGCACCAATAAGAAGGGAATGGACAGAATGAGGTACCTTTTGAAAACCATGCCATTTGGAACTCCATCACCTCTTTCACCATACAAGGTTTTTGTTATTGATGAGTGCCATTTATTGCCCTCTAAGACTTGGCTTGcttttctcaaatttcttgAGGAACCGCCACCACAAGTTGTGTTCATATTCATAACACCTGATCTTGAAAATGTGCCTCGTACTGTACTTTCACGGTGTCAGAAATACcttttcaacaaaatcaaagaAGGTGATATTGTTGCCAGGTTGAGGAAAATTTCTGATGACGAGAATCTGGATGTTGAATCAGATGCATTGGAGTTGATTGCCTTAAATGCTGATGGTTCCCTTCGAGATGCAGAAACTATGTTAGACCAATTGAGTTTGCTGGGGAAGAGAATCACTACGTCTCTTGTAAATGACCTT GTGGGTGTTGTTTCAGATGAGAAACTACTGGAACTTTTGGAGTTAGCCATGTCATCAGACACTGCAGAAACAGTGAAAAGAGCCAGAGAGCTAATGGACTCTGGAGTTGATCCAATAGTTTTGATGTCTCAATTGGCCAGCCTTATTATGGATATCATTGCTGGAACATATCACATTGTTGATGCCCAACAAAGCGATTCATTCTTTGGGGGACGAAGTC TGACAGAGGCAGAAATGGATAGATTAAAGCATGCCTTGAAGCTTCTCTCAGAGGCTGAGAAACAACTAAGGGTTTCAAGTGAACGTTCAACATGGTTTACGGCAACTCTCTTACAGCTTGGTTCCCCTTCACCTGATCCTACTCTGTCTGGCAGCAGTAGGAGGCAGAGCTCAAAGACAACTGAGGATGATCCATCAAGTGCTTCTAGAGATGCTACTATTGTTCACAAGCAGAAGCCTGATGCTCACCATATGCCTCGGAAATCATTTTCTCCTATTTCCATGCCTAAATCAGCTGAAAAAAATTCCACCCATCAGGGGGATTTATTGTCCCTAGTTGATGGTTTTAATTTCAATGCCAAGCCTGTGCACAGTCAATTTAGGAATAGTGGTGCCTCTGCTTCCTCACATGATGATGTTATGATGGGGAATATGGTCTTTAGATGCATTAATGCAGATAAGTTGGATGATATCTGGGAGCGGTGTATTGAGAGGTGCCATTCAAAGACACTGAGGCAGCTGCTACACGCTCATGGAAAGCTTGTATCAATCTCTGAAGCTGAAG GTGGTCTGGTTGCTTATGTTGCATTTCAGGATGAAGATATTAAATGTAGAGCTGAGAGGTTTCTGAGTAGTATCACAAACTCAATTGAGATAGTTATGAGAAGTAATGTAGAAGTTAAAATAATCCTCTTGCCAGATGGTGAAATTTCTATGAACATGAAAGCAGTTGGGTTGCCAGATACTTTGGGCCTGAAGCAAAGGGAAACAACTGCAGCAGTCGAAGGGGAAAGAAAAGCATTCAGCATGAAAGGAATAGATTCAGATCTAGACTCCTCACATCAGGAGCTGCTTAAAGTATCCAGAGGAAGCTTTAATGATTCTGAAGGTAAGCTGAGAGGTGGATCACGAGATCCTTCTAATTGTTCTCCACTGCTAGATAGAACATTTGGACCTACAGATGAATTGGCTGAAGGGCACATTGAAAGAAGTAGTACAAAAGAGAGGAATCAGGAGATTCCAATGCATAGGATTGACTCCATAATTCGCGAACAGAGATTAGAAACTGCATGGTTGCAGGTTGCAGAGAAAGGCACACCTAGGTCGATGAGTCGGTTGAAACCTGAGAAGAATCAAATCCTTCCCCAAGATGGTAGCTATCGTCAAAATCAAGTTGAATCCATGAATTCAGTAGGTGTGCCCTCTCAGAAATGGGAAGATGAACTAAACCATGAAATCAAAGTTTTGAAGATCAATGATAGAAGGGCCCTTCAGAAGGACCCAGTTGGTAAAAGAGTCGATCATTATCCCATATCTCCAAGCTCACTTCATGATAGCAGCTTTGTGGCCAATTTCAACAAAGAAAGCAT GGGATATGAATCAGGGACTGGAAGTGTAGGTTGCAACAGCTTTTTCTGTTGGAATAACGACAAACCTCCTAAAAGGGGAAAG ATTAAACAACGGCCTCCTCTTCCATCACCCAAAGTTGGACGAGGACGATTCCCATGCTTTGGTGAGTGTGGGAAATCAAGGAAGACAGACAGCAGATTCAAAACATAA